In a genomic window of [Empedobacter] haloabium:
- a CDS encoding cyclic peptide export ABC transporter, producing the protein MNLLRYLHEQSWKLLWLSTTCALISGLAGASLVALISKGIGNSAPLDTLAWMFFGNCLLYMLAKTASELSLLHLTQRAILQLRINLSNKLLATPARRLQELGKPGLLVVLTKDIDVFVQSFVLVPLALGNLILIVVCLAYLAWLSWSLFAILAACLVIGAWAFHLAEQHPIRLMRQVREHVDLLFHNFRSLVDGSRELQLNAERGEAFVHRVIAPGAQLYKRAFVQGTTAYTWVLNVGAILFYLVIGVVLFIVPRWIPQPVQTLTTVTLVLLYLIRPIGELMGALPSLRQSGIALNKMQQLDNVLNQAPPTLAGPQPFDRARPVVLELHQVTHRYPGDVEDTHFTLGPVNLRLHAGEIVFIIGGNGSGKTTLAMVLLGLYEPEGGAVHLNGTAVTSANIAHYRQFFSAVLADFHLFEHLLNNETGAGEKTQRYVSALGLGHKVKVVDGKFSTVNLSTGQRKRLALVLAYLEDRPIYLFDEWAADQDPVFKRVFYTELLPDLKARGKTVVVISHDDAYFQCADRLLKLEHGQLTDLQRAAA; encoded by the coding sequence ATGAACCTGCTGCGATATCTGCACGAGCAATCCTGGAAGCTGTTGTGGCTGTCCACGACCTGCGCCCTGATCAGCGGCCTGGCCGGCGCTTCGCTGGTGGCGCTGATCAGCAAAGGCATCGGCAACAGTGCGCCGCTCGATACGCTGGCCTGGATGTTCTTCGGCAACTGCCTGCTGTACATGCTGGCCAAGACGGCTTCCGAGCTGTCGCTGTTGCACCTGACGCAACGGGCGATCCTGCAGCTGCGCATCAACCTGAGCAACAAGCTGCTGGCCACGCCGGCGCGTCGCCTGCAGGAACTGGGCAAGCCCGGCCTGCTGGTCGTGCTGACCAAGGACATCGACGTCTTCGTGCAGTCGTTCGTCCTGGTGCCGCTGGCGCTGGGCAATCTGATCCTGATCGTGGTCTGCCTGGCTTACCTGGCCTGGCTGTCCTGGTCGCTGTTTGCCATCCTGGCCGCCTGCCTCGTCATCGGCGCATGGGCGTTCCACCTGGCCGAGCAGCATCCGATCCGGCTGATGCGCCAGGTCCGCGAGCACGTCGACCTGCTGTTCCATAACTTCCGCAGCCTGGTCGACGGCAGCCGCGAGCTGCAGCTCAACGCCGAGCGGGGCGAGGCATTCGTGCACCGCGTCATCGCGCCCGGCGCACAGCTCTACAAGCGGGCGTTCGTCCAGGGGACGACGGCCTACACGTGGGTGCTGAACGTGGGGGCGATCCTGTTCTACCTGGTCATCGGCGTGGTGCTGTTCATCGTGCCGCGCTGGATCCCGCAGCCGGTGCAGACGCTGACGACGGTGACACTGGTGCTGCTGTACCTGATCCGCCCGATCGGCGAGCTGATGGGCGCACTGCCGTCGCTGCGCCAGTCCGGCATCGCGTTGAACAAGATGCAGCAGCTGGACAACGTGCTCAATCAGGCGCCCCCCACGCTGGCGGGCCCGCAGCCGTTCGACCGCGCGCGGCCCGTGGTCCTGGAGCTGCACCAGGTCACGCACCGCTATCCGGGCGACGTCGAGGACACCCATTTCACGCTGGGACCGGTGAACCTGCGCCTGCATGCTGGCGAGATCGTTTTCATCATCGGCGGCAACGGCAGCGGCAAGACGACGCTGGCCATGGTGCTGCTGGGACTGTATGAGCCGGAAGGCGGCGCGGTGCACCTGAACGGCACGGCTGTCACGTCCGCCAACATCGCCCACTATCGCCAGTTCTTCTCGGCGGTGCTGGCGGATTTTCACCTGTTCGAGCATCTGCTCAACAACGAAACCGGGGCAGGCGAGAAAACCCAGCGTTATGTCAGCGCGCTCGGCCTCGGCCACAAGGTCAAGGTCGTGGACGGCAAGTTCTCCACGGTCAACTTGTCGACGGGACAGCGCAAGCGTCTCGCGCTCGTGCTGGCCTACCTGGAAGACCGGCCGATCTATCTGTTCGACGAATGGGCCGCCGACCAGGATCCCGTGTTCAAGCGGGTGTTCTACACGGAGCTGCTGCCTGACCTGAAGGCACGCGGCAAGACCGTCGTGGTCATCAGCCATGACGATGCCTATTTCCAGTGCGCCGACCGGCTGCTGAAACTGGAGCACGGCCAGCTGACGGATCTCCAGCGCGCCGCCGCCTGA
- a CDS encoding aspartate aminotransferase family protein, with product MTTYTLPSRGASWAGIKGRLAELQSLDWSHRDGRLPLHCYYANDDVSQVAAEAYAMFASTNALAPVAFPSTRQMEQEVVAMALGLLHGPSGSAGCMTSGGTESIILAVKAARDFAAATRPRKQPNIVLPRSVHPAFDKAAHLLGLTVRRTALQPGYRCDVAALEAAMDEDTILLVASAPSLPYGLVDPIAEVGQLALRTGTWLHVDSCIGGMLAPFVAKLGYPVPPFDFAVPGVRSMSADLHKFGYSAKGASLVLYRDEADLDYQYCRFDAWPKGDYFTPTLAGTRSGGTIASAWAVMHFLGEEGYLATTARLMRLRDHYIAGFRALGLEVLGPPDLAVVTVTAPQANIFSIADDMRERGWYMSLVAEPPAIQQTVNLVHEQVAERYFDDLAAAVQQGAARAAAGIEAHDARAVVTY from the coding sequence ATGACCACATACACGCTACCTTCACGCGGTGCCAGCTGGGCCGGCATCAAGGGACGCCTGGCCGAATTGCAATCGCTCGACTGGTCCCACCGGGACGGCCGCCTGCCGTTGCACTGCTACTACGCCAACGATGACGTCAGCCAGGTCGCGGCCGAGGCCTATGCGATGTTCGCCAGCACCAACGCGCTGGCGCCAGTGGCATTCCCCAGCACGCGCCAGATGGAGCAGGAGGTGGTGGCGATGGCCCTGGGCCTGCTGCACGGGCCCTCGGGCAGCGCCGGCTGCATGACGTCCGGCGGCACCGAGAGCATCATCCTGGCCGTCAAGGCCGCCCGTGACTTCGCCGCGGCAACCCGGCCGCGCAAGCAACCCAATATCGTGCTGCCGCGGTCGGTGCACCCGGCGTTCGACAAGGCCGCGCATCTGCTCGGCCTGACCGTGCGGCGCACCGCGCTGCAACCGGGCTATCGCTGCGACGTGGCGGCACTGGAAGCGGCCATGGACGAAGACACGATCCTGCTGGTCGCCTCGGCGCCATCGCTGCCCTACGGCCTCGTCGATCCCATCGCCGAAGTGGGCCAGCTGGCGCTGCGCACGGGCACCTGGCTGCATGTGGACAGCTGCATCGGCGGCATGCTGGCGCCGTTCGTCGCCAAGCTGGGATATCCCGTGCCGCCGTTCGATTTCGCCGTGCCGGGCGTGCGTTCGATGTCGGCCGACTTGCACAAGTTCGGCTACTCGGCCAAAGGCGCGTCGCTGGTGCTGTACCGCGACGAGGCCGACCTGGACTATCAATATTGCCGCTTCGACGCTTGGCCGAAGGGCGACTATTTCACGCCCACGCTGGCCGGCACGCGCTCGGGCGGCACGATCGCTTCGGCCTGGGCCGTCATGCACTTCCTGGGCGAGGAGGGCTACCTGGCCACCACCGCCCGGCTGATGCGCCTGCGCGACCACTACATCGCCGGTTTCCGCGCGCTGGGCCTGGAAGTGCTGGGACCGCCGGACCTGGCCGTCGTGACCGTGACGGCGCCGCAGGCGAACATCTTCAGCATCGCCGACGACATGCGCGAACGCGGCTGGTACATGAGCCTCGTCGCCGAGCCGCCAGCGATCCAGCAGACCGTCAACCTGGTGCACGAGCAGGTCGCCGAGCGCTATTTCGACGACCTGGCGGCGGCCGTGCAGCAGGGGGCCGCGCGCGCGGCTGCCGGCATCGAAGCGCACGACGCGCGTGCCGTCGTCACGTACTGA
- a CDS encoding phytanoyl-CoA dioxygenase family protein gives MNRFLGELAAAGFCRMPGVFSLDEIGVINAKIDALIANNSAGVVRETGSTAVRGVHGPHLEDAAFLDLACREELVDLCTSYLEDEVYIHQYKINMKQALEGRAWPWHQDFVYWREFDHIEAPRLLNIAIALGDITMLQGPMCFIPGSHKHGDLINYGSEVDAGWEKAVSADLTYQLDKSVVSRLLDNHGAEFMLAQAGDVIVFDPQLAHCSSNNMSGSDRRLMIITVNAVSNAPRKLSDRPAFLSARSFDPLRAILPAR, from the coding sequence ATGAACAGATTCCTGGGTGAGCTTGCTGCAGCTGGTTTTTGCCGGATGCCCGGCGTGTTTTCGTTGGACGAGATCGGCGTGATCAATGCGAAAATCGACGCGCTGATCGCCAACAACAGTGCCGGTGTGGTGCGGGAAACCGGTTCCACCGCCGTGCGTGGCGTGCACGGTCCGCATCTGGAGGATGCCGCCTTCCTCGACCTGGCTTGCCGTGAGGAACTGGTCGACCTGTGCACCAGTTACCTGGAGGACGAGGTCTACATCCACCAGTACAAGATCAATATGAAGCAAGCCCTGGAGGGCCGCGCGTGGCCGTGGCACCAGGACTTCGTCTACTGGCGCGAGTTCGACCATATCGAGGCGCCCCGCCTGCTGAACATCGCCATCGCGCTGGGTGACATCACGATGCTGCAGGGGCCGATGTGTTTCATTCCGGGCAGCCACAAGCATGGTGACCTCATCAATTACGGCAGCGAAGTGGACGCCGGCTGGGAAAAGGCGGTCTCCGCCGACCTGACCTATCAGCTGGACAAATCCGTCGTCTCGCGCCTGCTCGACAATCACGGCGCGGAGTTCATGTTGGCGCAGGCCGGCGACGTGATCGTGTTCGACCCACAGCTTGCGCACTGTTCCTCCAACAACATGTCCGGGTCCGACCGGCGCCTGATGATCATCACGGTCAACGCGGTCAGCAATGCGCCGCGCAAGCTGTCAGACCGTCCGGCGTTCCTGTCCGCCCGCAGCTTCGATCCCCTGCGCGCCATATTGCCGGCACGTTGA
- a CDS encoding aspartyl/asparaginyl beta-hydroxylase domain-containing protein, producing MLNLYGQRGYQSFTVLLGMQALAFAGLGLMALGGTAALSLPAAIGSWLLVAATALFSLRTWTIVSEAGFCLGLLTWTTALRYQLRPLLLLAPIGCVAEWVLRSYGVAQWVAALPLLLISGLGLLCSAVLLFLVVTLAKRSRLRDERHAQVLAKVHAEHGPDATRRLTDSIDCRRGALDVNPFQMRRGLMLADLPATAWHDPDEFPWVAAFESAGDAIQAEALRACGGASGLAAYQYPGAVQGNWNVFWLVRNNQLTPEAEAMCPATVAALRQVTGFPFMREAHFSILQPHSRIRPHCDESNTWVTGHFGISVPAQCGIRVGRERRRWEEKKFLFFDTSYEHEAWNDSDSPRIVLLFDFLHPRLSTAERDFLMQLRGKAA from the coding sequence ATGCTGAATTTGTACGGACAACGCGGATATCAATCTTTCACCGTCCTGCTGGGAATGCAGGCGCTGGCGTTCGCCGGCCTGGGCCTGATGGCGCTGGGCGGGACAGCCGCGCTGAGCCTGCCGGCCGCCATCGGGTCATGGCTGCTGGTAGCGGCGACGGCACTGTTTTCGCTTCGTACCTGGACCATTGTTTCGGAAGCCGGTTTCTGCCTGGGGCTGCTGACGTGGACAACGGCACTGCGCTATCAGTTGCGGCCCCTGCTGCTGCTGGCGCCGATCGGCTGCGTGGCCGAATGGGTGCTGCGCAGTTACGGTGTTGCGCAATGGGTCGCCGCCCTGCCGCTGCTGCTGATCAGCGGGCTTGGCCTGCTGTGTTCGGCCGTGCTGCTGTTCCTGGTCGTTACGCTGGCAAAGCGCAGCCGGCTGCGCGACGAGCGCCATGCCCAGGTGCTGGCGAAAGTCCACGCCGAACATGGGCCCGATGCGACCAGGCGGCTGACCGACAGCATCGACTGCCGCCGCGGCGCACTGGATGTGAACCCGTTCCAGATGCGGCGCGGGCTGATGCTGGCCGATCTCCCGGCCACCGCCTGGCACGATCCGGACGAGTTCCCGTGGGTCGCCGCGTTCGAATCCGCCGGCGACGCGATCCAGGCCGAAGCGTTGCGTGCGTGCGGCGGCGCCAGCGGCCTGGCCGCCTACCAGTATCCCGGCGCGGTGCAGGGCAACTGGAACGTGTTCTGGCTGGTCCGCAACAACCAGCTCACGCCCGAGGCCGAGGCCATGTGCCCCGCCACGGTCGCGGCGCTGCGCCAGGTGACGGGCTTCCCGTTCATGCGTGAGGCGCACTTCTCCATCCTGCAGCCACACAGCCGCATCCGGCCTCACTGCGACGAATCCAATACCTGGGTCACCGGCCACTTCGGCATCAGCGTGCCGGCGCAGTGCGGCATCCGCGTGGGCCGTGAGCGTCGCCGCTGGGAGGAGAAGAAATTCCTGTTCTTCGACACTTCCTACGAGCACGAGGCCTGGAACGATTCCGATTCGCCCCGCATCGTGCTGCTGTTCGACTTCCTGCATCCACGACTGTCGACGGCCGAACGGGACTTCCTGATGCAACTGCGCGGCAAGGCTGCCTAG
- a CDS encoding FxDxF family PEP-CTERM protein: MIKTKKFASALALAAATFVSQAAMAADISNPIEAIELTDNAGFFGRLITGNHANDTFVDQYSFDATAGSSVVADLYSYSGNAKNGLDITGFGLYRADGTLVLAGTQIETGKTDQWHLTTSGLSGTGYYLQVEGTVLSRAAGSYSASLAVTPVPEPATYGMMLGGLALLGVAARRRKQ; the protein is encoded by the coding sequence ATGATCAAGACCAAGAAATTTGCATCCGCGCTGGCACTGGCAGCCGCCACCTTCGTTAGCCAAGCTGCAATGGCGGCTGACATCAGCAACCCGATCGAAGCCATCGAACTGACCGACAACGCCGGCTTCTTCGGCCGCCTGATCACGGGCAACCACGCCAACGACACGTTCGTCGACCAGTACAGCTTCGACGCGACGGCTGGCTCCTCGGTCGTGGCCGACCTGTATTCGTACAGCGGCAACGCCAAGAACGGCCTGGACATCACCGGTTTCGGCCTGTACCGCGCCGACGGCACGCTGGTGCTGGCCGGCACGCAAATCGAAACGGGCAAGACCGACCAGTGGCACCTGACCACCTCCGGCCTGTCGGGCACCGGCTATTACCTGCAGGTCGAAGGCACCGTGCTGTCGCGCGCTGCCGGCAGCTACAGCGCCTCGCTGGCCGTCACCCCCGTACCTGAACCCGCCACCTACGGCATGATGCTGGGCGGCCTGGCGCTGCTCGGCGTGGCCGCACGTCGCCGCAAGCAGTAA
- a CDS encoding outer membrane beta-barrel protein — MLKKFAAAAALAFVASSSFAAAPVAFYGGVDLGVTDADDYIDGNKASVGAFVGYGFNQNFAVEVGYRQLGKWDDIRAKQTHVSVLGFLPLNPQTDVYARLGYNQVKAEQTYSYTYRGFTETYTVGVKDDRALFGLGLNYSFSNQLSGRVEVQKPVSGVTNAHAALVWKF; from the coding sequence ATGTTGAAGAAATTCGCTGCTGCCGCAGCACTGGCCTTCGTGGCTTCCTCCTCCTTCGCTGCCGCTCCTGTCGCCTTCTACGGCGGCGTGGACCTGGGCGTGACCGATGCCGACGACTACATCGATGGCAACAAGGCCAGCGTTGGTGCCTTCGTTGGCTACGGCTTCAACCAGAACTTCGCCGTCGAAGTCGGTTATCGCCAACTGGGCAAGTGGGACGACATCCGCGCCAAGCAGACCCACGTTTCCGTGCTGGGTTTCCTGCCGCTGAACCCGCAAACCGATGTGTACGCACGCCTGGGTTACAACCAGGTCAAGGCTGAGCAAACGTATTCGTACACCTACCGTGGCTTCACCGAAACCTACACGGTGGGTGTCAAGGACGACCGCGCACTGTTCGGCCTGGGCCTGAACTACTCGTTCAGCAACCAGCTGTCCGGCCGCGTCGAAGTGCAGAAGCCCGTCAGTGGCGTCACCAACGCGCACGCCGCACTGGTCTGGAAGTTCTGA
- a CDS encoding FxDxF family PEP-CTERM protein, whose translation MTNTKKFVASLTLACAALVAPGVHAADISNPASTIELTEGAGFFGRLFTGNAAGDTFADHYTFSVGAGSSIVADLFSYSGSPTDGVDITGIDLYTASGMLVGTGTAIGSDGIEQWQLTTSGLAADNYYVQVSGSLKSGTPAVYSASLAVTPVPEPATYAMMLGGLALVGALARRRKQ comes from the coding sequence ATGACCAATACCAAGAAATTTGTTGCTTCCCTTACGCTGGCGTGCGCGGCCCTCGTCGCGCCCGGCGTGCATGCTGCCGATATCTCGAATCCGGCCAGCACCATCGAGCTGACGGAAGGCGCTGGCTTCTTCGGCCGCCTGTTCACCGGCAATGCCGCCGGCGATACGTTCGCGGACCACTACACCTTCAGCGTCGGCGCGGGCAGCTCGATCGTCGCGGACCTGTTCTCGTACAGCGGCAGCCCGACGGACGGGGTCGACATCACGGGGATCGACCTGTACACGGCCTCGGGCATGCTGGTCGGCACCGGTACCGCCATCGGGTCGGACGGTATCGAGCAGTGGCAACTGACGACCAGCGGCCTGGCTGCCGACAATTATTACGTGCAAGTCAGCGGCAGCCTGAAATCCGGCACCCCGGCCGTGTATTCGGCCAGCCTGGCCGTGACGCCGGTACCTGAACCGGCTACCTATGCAATGATGCTGGGCGGCCTGGCGCTGGTGGGCGCGCTGGCGCGCCGCCGCAAGCAGTAA